One genomic window of Bradyrhizobium sp. CCGE-LA001 includes the following:
- a CDS encoding AI-2E family transporter, giving the protein MKTSEDRSFLVLLAVISLAFAWVLWPFSGALLWAILLAIIFAPLYRRTLEALPGKHNLAALFTVVVVIVMVLIPVAIVIASLIDQGGELYQRVQSGEISFAHPLQQLKSALPAWSTSLLDRLGAIDLSYVKERLSNLVVPAGQQLAGHALNIGQVTLEFVASLFVMLYLLFFLLRDGDELNLRIRDALPLRPRHTAEILHAFTLAVRGTIKGIILVALIQGALGGLIFWLLGLTAPLLAGAIMALLSLLPVLGSALVWVPAALYLLVAGSVTKGLILLAFGTFVIGLADNFLRPILVGQSIQMPSYVVLLATLGGLAAFGANGFVIGPLVAAMFLTTWQIYVGSKVQQEVRK; this is encoded by the coding sequence GTGAAGACATCGGAAGACCGCTCATTCCTCGTCCTGCTTGCCGTCATCTCGCTTGCGTTCGCCTGGGTGCTTTGGCCGTTCTCCGGCGCATTGCTGTGGGCCATATTGCTGGCGATCATCTTCGCACCGCTCTATCGGCGCACGCTGGAAGCCCTCCCGGGCAAGCACAATCTTGCAGCCTTGTTCACGGTCGTCGTCGTGATCGTCATGGTCCTGATTCCCGTGGCGATCGTCATCGCCTCGCTCATCGATCAGGGCGGGGAGCTGTACCAGCGCGTTCAGAGCGGGGAGATCAGTTTCGCGCATCCCCTGCAGCAGCTGAAATCCGCGCTACCCGCCTGGTCGACCTCCTTGTTGGATCGCCTGGGCGCCATCGACCTTTCATACGTGAAAGAACGCCTGTCGAATCTGGTCGTCCCGGCCGGCCAGCAGCTGGCCGGGCATGCGCTCAATATCGGTCAGGTGACGTTGGAGTTCGTCGCGAGCCTGTTCGTGATGTTGTACCTGCTGTTTTTTCTGCTGCGAGACGGCGACGAACTCAATCTCCGCATCCGCGACGCGCTTCCGCTACGGCCGCGCCACACTGCCGAAATTCTCCATGCGTTCACCCTCGCGGTTCGCGGGACGATCAAAGGCATCATTCTCGTTGCCCTGATTCAGGGAGCGCTGGGTGGGCTGATCTTCTGGCTGCTCGGATTGACTGCGCCGCTGCTCGCTGGCGCCATTATGGCGCTGCTCTCGCTGCTGCCCGTGCTCGGCTCGGCCCTGGTTTGGGTTCCGGCCGCGCTCTACCTGCTTGTGGCAGGCTCGGTCACGAAGGGACTCATCCTGCTCGCTTTCGGCACGTTCGTGATCGGGCTTGCGGACAATTTTCTCCGCCCGATCCTGGTCGGCCAGTCGATCCAGATGCCGAGCTATGTCGTGCTGCTTGCCACCCTGGGCGGCCTTGCCGCGTTTGGTGCGAACGGCTTCGTCATCGGCCCACTCGTCGCCGCGATGTTTCTGACGACTTGGCAGATCTACGTCGGTTCGAAGGTGCAACAGGAGGTCCGGAAATGA